A single genomic interval of Bacteroidia bacterium harbors:
- a CDS encoding exopolyphosphatase, translating into MKFAAIDIGSNAVRLLFCNVYDDNGKISYKKAELIRVPIRLGEDAFLHGKITPEKIDKLITAMKAFKYLMDVYEAFGYRACATSAMREATNRDEIILRIKNETGINIEIIDGKTEADIIYSNHIEEHLDKNNNYLYVDIGGGSTEITLFSKNKAVVSQSFNVGTIRMLHNQIEKEYWSEFKNWIQENTKGYKPLIAIGSGGNINKLFKMSGRKTNKPVSTVKIKNLYEELESHTYEERMHIFGLNPDRADVIIPASKILLTVLKKAAIEKIIIPQIGLSDGIVHQLYEKYKKEKLELKV; encoded by the coding sequence TTGAAATTTGCAGCAATTGATATAGGTTCTAACGCAGTAAGATTATTGTTTTGCAATGTTTATGACGATAACGGAAAAATATCGTACAAAAAAGCAGAGTTAATTCGAGTGCCTATTCGCTTAGGCGAAGATGCCTTTTTACACGGAAAAATAACTCCTGAAAAAATTGACAAATTAATTACCGCGATGAAAGCCTTTAAATATTTAATGGATGTTTACGAAGCTTTTGGTTACAGAGCTTGTGCTACATCTGCTATGCGTGAAGCTACGAATCGCGATGAAATCATTTTACGAATTAAAAATGAAACAGGAATAAACATTGAAATTATTGACGGCAAAACAGAAGCCGACATTATTTATTCCAATCACATCGAAGAGCATTTAGATAAAAATAACAATTATTTATATGTTGATATTGGTGGCGGAAGTACTGAAATTACTTTGTTCTCAAAAAATAAAGCTGTTGTTTCGCAATCGTTTAATGTAGGCACAATCCGGATGCTTCACAATCAAATTGAGAAAGAATATTGGAGTGAATTTAAAAACTGGATTCAGGAAAATACAAAAGGGTATAAGCCACTTATCGCAATAGGTTCTGGCGGGAATATTAATAAACTTTTTAAAATGTCAGGACGGAAAACGAATAAACCGGTTTCAACTGTCAAAATAAAAAATTTGTACGAAGAACTCGAATCGCACACATACGAAGAACGTATGCACATTTTCGGATTAAATCCAGATAGAGCAGACGTAATTATTCCAGCTTCAAAAATATTATTGACCGTTCTTAAAAAAGCAGCTATTGAAAAAATTATTATTCCACAAATAGGTTTATCTGACGGGATTGTTCATCAATTATACGAAAAATATAAAAAAGAAAAATTGGAATTAAAAGTGTAA
- the ppk1 gene encoding polyphosphate kinase 1, which translates to MKKQGVLLINRELSWLSFNERVLQEAQDTSVPLIERLKFLGIYSNNLDEFFRVRVATLKRLLKFQKKAKELMGQNPQLLLDKIQKVVIGQQRKFENTYQRILKELNQHHVFIIDEKQLNMEQSGFVKKYFSDKVMPTLFPVMLNNTSNFSYLFKDKSSYLIIKLGKNDKAKKNKYALLEIPTDTLSRFFVLPKEDDKIFIILLDDVIRFCLKDVFPNFEYDFIEAYNIKLTRDAEIDIDNDLSKTFIEKISKGLKDRKKGQPVRLVYDSQIPPDMLDFIMKKMILGKEDNPIQGGRYHNFKDFIFFPTIGIPGLNYKKIRPLKHPDLKNQTNIFRVVKQKDVLLTYPYQSYEHIIDFLREASIDPKVQHIKITLYRVAKNSTIVQALINAIKNGKQVTAVIELQARFDEEANIYWSNKMRDEGVNVIYGVPGLKVHSKMFLITRKENGKLIQYAHIGTGNFNGATARIYTDHSLLTSDKRITEEVAKVFDFYSDNLKIGKFKHLLVSPFFMRKQLTELINTEIRNAKKKKPAYIILKLNNLVDGDMIKKLYKASAQGVKIKLIVRGICSLVAGDKKMSSNIEAISVVDKFLEHSRVFIFCNNGNEKYFTSSADWMMRNLDYRSEVAVPIYDKKIQQQIRKMIDAFWEDNTKARVLGSKQNNEYRQTKSKIPVRAQEIIYDLLKPKKNINAIEICSN; encoded by the coding sequence ATGAAAAAGCAAGGTGTTTTATTAATCAATCGTGAATTAAGTTGGTTGTCTTTTAACGAGCGCGTCTTACAAGAAGCTCAAGATACGAGTGTTCCGCTAATTGAGCGACTAAAATTTTTAGGAATTTACTCTAATAATTTAGATGAATTTTTTCGTGTGCGCGTTGCCACGTTAAAACGCTTGCTCAAATTTCAAAAAAAAGCAAAAGAATTGATGGGACAAAATCCACAACTTTTGTTGGATAAAATTCAGAAAGTAGTTATTGGTCAGCAGCGTAAATTCGAAAATACCTATCAACGTATTTTAAAGGAATTGAACCAACACCATGTTTTCATTATCGATGAAAAACAATTAAACATGGAACAATCCGGTTTCGTGAAAAAATATTTCTCAGATAAAGTAATGCCAACACTTTTTCCGGTAATGCTCAATAACACATCTAATTTTTCTTATTTGTTTAAGGATAAATCCAGTTATCTAATTATAAAATTGGGCAAAAACGATAAAGCGAAAAAAAATAAATACGCCTTGTTGGAAATTCCTACCGATACGTTATCGCGCTTTTTTGTGTTACCGAAAGAGGACGACAAAATTTTTATTATTTTATTGGATGATGTAATTCGATTTTGTTTGAAAGACGTTTTCCCAAATTTTGAATATGATTTTATAGAAGCATACAACATAAAGCTAACCAGAGATGCCGAGATTGATATTGATAACGATTTGTCAAAAACTTTTATTGAAAAAATTTCTAAAGGATTAAAAGATCGAAAAAAAGGACAACCCGTTCGGCTGGTTTATGACAGCCAAATTCCGCCTGACATGCTCGATTTCATTATGAAAAAAATGATACTCGGAAAGGAGGACAATCCGATTCAGGGAGGACGTTATCACAATTTTAAAGATTTTATTTTCTTCCCAACTATTGGTATTCCGGGATTGAATTATAAAAAAATTCGCCCGCTTAAACATCCTGATTTAAAAAATCAAACCAATATATTTAGGGTGGTAAAACAAAAAGATGTGTTGCTCACTTATCCTTACCAATCGTACGAACACATTATTGATTTTTTAAGAGAAGCTTCCATTGATCCAAAAGTGCAACACATAAAAATTACATTATATCGAGTTGCGAAAAATTCGACCATTGTACAAGCACTTATCAATGCGATTAAAAATGGAAAACAAGTTACTGCTGTAATTGAACTTCAAGCACGATTTGACGAAGAAGCAAATATTTATTGGTCGAATAAAATGCGCGATGAAGGAGTAAATGTAATTTATGGCGTTCCTGGGTTAAAAGTACATTCCAAAATGTTTTTAATTACACGAAAAGAAAATGGAAAACTCATTCAGTACGCACATATTGGAACTGGAAATTTTAATGGCGCAACGGCTCGTATATATACCGATCACAGTTTACTTACATCCGACAAGCGCATTACCGAAGAAGTAGCTAAAGTGTTTGACTTTTATTCTGATAATTTAAAAATCGGAAAATTCAAACATTTATTGGTTTCTCCGTTTTTTATGCGAAAACAATTAACCGAACTTATCAACACCGAAATTCGAAATGCAAAGAAAAAAAAGCCAGCTTATATCATTTTGAAATTAAATAATTTAGTAGATGGAGATATGATTAAAAAACTCTACAAAGCAAGCGCACAAGGTGTAAAAATAAAACTAATAGTGCGCGGAATTTGTTCGTTGGTAGCCGGTGATAAAAAAATGAGTAGCAATATTGAGGCAATAAGTGTGGTAGATAAGTTTTTAGAACATAGCCGCGTGTTCATATTTTGTAACAACGGGAATGAAAAATATTTTACATCTTCGGCTGATTGGATGATGCGAAATTTGGATTATCGTTCGGAAGTGGCGGTTCCTATTTATGACAAAAAAATACAACAACAAATACGAAAAATGATAGATGCGTTTTGGGAAGACAATACAAAAGCACGTGTATTAGGAAGCAAACAAAATAATGAATACAGGCAAACCAAAAGTAAAATACCCGTACGTGCACAAGAAATAATTTATGATTTATTAAAACCTAAAAAAAACATAAACGCCATTGAAATTTGCAGCAATTGA
- a CDS encoding BON domain-containing protein has translation MKNNSELQTDVQNAIKWEPLLNAAEIGVTAKDGVVSLTRVVDSYVKKMEAENAAKKVIGVKALVEKIEVKFPSAWTRTNNEIAKEVLSALKSNWTLPNDKLTVIVEDGWVTLEGELPWNYQREAAKNAVNYLSGVKGVTNNIKIKSESHDVIDQEEIEDAIARSWSVDDNDIQVKVSGTTVTLYGSVTSWYQKEEAERIAWKTSGIWHVKNELVVDYDYALID, from the coding sequence ATGAAAAATAATTCAGAATTGCAAACTGATGTTCAAAACGCCATTAAATGGGAACCGTTATTGAATGCAGCAGAAATCGGAGTTACTGCTAAAGATGGTGTTGTATCTCTTACACGAGTTGTTGACAGCTATGTAAAAAAAATGGAAGCTGAAAATGCAGCTAAAAAAGTAATTGGCGTTAAAGCGTTGGTTGAAAAAATCGAAGTGAAATTTCCAAGCGCGTGGACAAGAACCAATAATGAAATTGCGAAAGAAGTTTTAAGTGCTTTGAAATCAAACTGGACTTTACCTAATGACAAGCTAACTGTAATAGTAGAAGACGGTTGGGTAACATTAGAAGGAGAACTGCCTTGGAACTACCAAAGAGAAGCAGCTAAAAATGCTGTCAATTATCTTTCTGGTGTTAAAGGTGTAACCAATAACATTAAAATCAAATCAGAATCTCATGATGTTATTGATCAGGAAGAAATTGAAGATGCAATCGCAAGAAGTTGGTCGGTTGATGATAACGACATCCAAGTAAAAGTTTCTGGAACAACGGTAACTCTTTATGGATCTGTAACTTCTTGGTATCAAAAGGAAGAAGCTGAACGCATTGCTTGGAAAACTTCAGGAATTTGGCATGTAAAAAACGAATTAGTAGTTGATTACGATTATGCTTTAATTGACTAA
- a CDS encoding OsmC family protein produces the protein MTDTHFYEVNLKWDSLTKGTLSSPVIPNKIEVSTPPEFPNGIKEKWTPEHLFVAAVNSCLMSTFLLVAGNSKFQFISFDCNAIGKIEKVDGKFIVTEIVLKPTLVIPSTQNETKAKRMLEMSEKACAIANSIKTKIISEPVITIK, from the coding sequence ATGACTGATACACATTTCTATGAGGTGAATTTAAAATGGGATTCCCTAACAAAGGGAACATTGAGTTCTCCTGTTATACCGAATAAAATAGAAGTTAGCACTCCTCCTGAATTTCCCAACGGAATAAAGGAAAAGTGGACTCCTGAACATCTATTTGTTGCAGCAGTAAATTCCTGCTTAATGTCAACATTTCTATTGGTTGCAGGTAACTCCAAATTTCAGTTCATTAGTTTTGATTGCAATGCAATTGGTAAAATTGAAAAAGTAGATGGAAAGTTTATTGTAACAGAAATTGTTCTTAAACCCACATTAGTAATACCCTCTACTCAAAATGAAACAAAAGCTAAGCGGATGCTTGAAATGAGTGAAAAGGCATGTGCAATAGCAAATTCAATTAAAACAAAAATTATTTCAGAACCCGTTATCACTATCAAATAA
- a CDS encoding SHOCT domain-containing protein produces MNYNDFSFWGMHLIWWLVWVILIFWIFATPYNIPGQRTKKDTPLDILKKRFASGEITKEQYIEHKSILKK; encoded by the coding sequence ATGAATTACAACGATTTCAGCTTTTGGGGAATGCACTTAATATGGTGGTTAGTTTGGGTGATTCTAATCTTTTGGATTTTCGCAACACCTTATAATATTCCAGGACAAAGAACAAAAAAGGACACCCCACTTGATATTTTGAAAAAGCGTTTTGCTTCGGGAGAAATTACAAAAGAACAATATATCGAACATAAATCTATACTTAAGAAATAA
- a CDS encoding DNA starvation/stationary phase protection protein — MKTEIGITIKNTQVVANELMKILADEYVLYTKTRNAHWNVTGADFYDKHKFFEIQFGQLDEFIDSVAERIRSIGHYTPATLKSFLELTQLTEMIREKNDGQGFIKELLSDHEAIIIKLRENIHHFANDLKDVGTSDFITGLMEDHEKMAWFLRSHLQ, encoded by the coding sequence ATGAAAACAGAAATAGGAATAACCATTAAAAACACGCAAGTAGTAGCAAATGAGCTGATGAAAATACTTGCAGATGAATATGTTTTATACACAAAAACAAGAAATGCTCATTGGAATGTAACTGGAGCTGATTTTTATGACAAACATAAATTTTTCGAAATCCAGTTTGGACAATTAGATGAATTTATTGACAGTGTTGCAGAACGTATTCGTTCAATAGGACATTACACACCCGCAACATTGAAATCATTTTTGGAACTTACACAATTAACAGAAATGATACGAGAAAAAAATGATGGACAAGGATTCATAAAAGAATTGCTCTCCGACCATGAAGCGATTATCATTAAACTTCGTGAGAACATTCACCATTTTGCAAATGACTTAAAAGATGTAGGCACGAGCGATTTTATAACTGGTCTTATGGAAGATCATGAAAAAATGGCTTGGTTCTTACGTTCACATTTACAATAA
- a CDS encoding DUF6629 family protein, with protein sequence MCFSASGSFGASAVLAVISIATVKQIQHKSQIVFACIPIFFSLQQFTEGLVWLSFASPFNATMNLYGTYIFLLFSQIVWPLWIPIAMIMVENKGRRRKIQRLFVVIGLTEAIFQTYCLFTYPVHSQIIGHHIYYQLDYHMSAAIKYTESAFYIAATIISPFFTSIKRMWIVGLAILISCVITVLFYKHYTVSVWCFFASIISISIYLIMREIKIPYQHIKQ encoded by the coding sequence ATGTGTTTTTCTGCCAGCGGAAGTTTCGGCGCAAGTGCTGTGCTTGCAGTAATTAGTATTGCTACAGTAAAGCAAATACAACATAAATCACAAATTGTGTTTGCATGTATTCCCATATTTTTTTCTTTGCAACAGTTTACGGAAGGCTTGGTGTGGTTATCTTTCGCCAGTCCGTTTAATGCCACAATGAATTTGTATGGAACCTATATCTTCCTTCTTTTTTCGCAAATAGTTTGGCCCCTATGGATACCGATTGCTATGATAATGGTTGAAAATAAAGGGAGACGAAGAAAAATACAAAGATTATTTGTCGTGATTGGACTAACTGAAGCTATATTCCAAACGTATTGCTTATTCACTTATCCGGTTCACTCACAAATAATAGGACATCACATTTATTACCAGCTTGACTATCACATGTCAGCAGCAATTAAATACACCGAATCGGCATTTTACATAGCAGCTACAATTATTTCTCCATTCTTTACAAGTATTAAAAGAATGTGGATTGTTGGTTTGGCAATCTTAATTTCCTGTGTTATTACCGTTCTGTTTTATAAGCATTATACCGTATCCGTATGGTGTTTCTTTGCCTCTATTATCAGTATATCAATTTATCTGATTATGCGTGAAATTAAAATCCCATACCAGCATATAAAGCAATAA
- a CDS encoding DUF4142 domain-containing protein, with protein MASCNNIPKSAGASIGMVSDTLNIGKDAQFLVKFAEINLEEIQLGKLAQQMGTTMDLKELGEMMENDHTKSLNELTTLALKKSITLPTSLDSNAQNDSTKLSKLSGNEFDTHYCDMMVSGHKIAIALFEKESTDASDPAIRQMAITTLPILKKHLEQATECQKECKKM; from the coding sequence ATGGCATCATGCAATAATATACCAAAATCGGCAGGAGCTTCGATTGGAATGGTATCCGACACTCTTAATATCGGGAAAGATGCGCAATTCCTTGTCAAATTTGCTGAAATCAACTTGGAAGAAATACAATTAGGAAAATTAGCTCAGCAAATGGGAACAACCATGGATCTTAAAGAATTGGGAGAAATGATGGAAAATGACCACACGAAATCCTTGAATGAATTAACAACTCTTGCATTGAAAAAATCAATAACGCTACCAACATCATTAGATAGTAATGCACAAAATGATTCTACAAAATTAAGTAAACTGTCAGGAAATGAGTTTGATACGCACTATTGCGATATGATGGTAAGTGGACATAAAATAGCTATTGCTCTCTTTGAAAAGGAATCTACCGATGCGTCCGATCCTGCTATCAGACAAATGGCAATAACAACACTTCCTATATTAAAAAAGCATTTGGAACAGGCAACTGAATGTCAAAAGGAATGTAAAAAAATGTAA
- a CDS encoding ferritin — protein MKINRISEKLTIALNEQMTKEAHASQIYLSYAAWADNQGYQGIANFLFRHAAEERNHMMKILEYILKRGAKVKITTIPAPTADPISVNNCFEKVFEQECGNTKAIYKLVKMSLKEEDWATWNFMQWFVKEQTEEENLAISLLDKIKIAGGEKATSNALYELNKDLQTTPDDAELAEDVTVDNP, from the coding sequence ATGAAAATCAACCGAATTTCAGAAAAGCTAACAATAGCATTGAACGAACAAATGACCAAAGAAGCACATGCTTCACAAATCTATTTATCTTATGCTGCATGGGCAGATAATCAAGGATATCAAGGTATTGCAAATTTTCTTTTCCGTCATGCAGCAGAAGAGCGCAACCACATGATGAAAATATTAGAATATATTTTAAAAAGAGGAGCAAAGGTAAAAATAACTACTATCCCAGCCCCGACTGCCGATCCGATAAGTGTAAACAATTGTTTTGAAAAAGTATTTGAGCAAGAATGTGGCAACACAAAAGCCATTTATAAACTTGTAAAGATGTCACTCAAGGAAGAAGATTGGGCTACATGGAATTTCATGCAGTGGTTTGTAAAAGAACAAACAGAAGAAGAAAATCTTGCCATCAGTTTATTAGATAAAATAAAAATTGCAGGCGGAGAAAAAGCAACAAGCAATGCCTTGTATGAATTAAATAAAGATTTGCAAACAACTCCAGACGATGCAGAATTAGCAGAGGATGTAACAGTCGACAATCCTTAG
- a CDS encoding LytTR family DNA-binding domain-containing protein — translation MNYIIVDDNKMARAVIRQMIDQFDYFKLIAECGNPIEAINVMKRKSVDLILLDVEMPKMSGLDFLKSIEKRPLVILITAKTDYAVDAFEYNVVDYLVTPVKEERFVKALNRAQELYEGAHKTIEVPNNDFIFIRDKGILTKINMTDILYIQALGDYITIHTKAKKHTIRHSIGTAEEKFPSEKFMRIHRSFIIAVDKVDSIEANTASINKNLIPIGDIYRSELLKKLNLL, via the coding sequence ATGAATTACATTATAGTGGACGATAATAAAATGGCTCGTGCAGTAATTCGACAAATGATTGACCAATTTGATTATTTTAAACTGATTGCAGAATGTGGAAATCCGATAGAGGCGATAAATGTGATGAAGCGGAAAAGTGTTGATCTTATTTTGTTAGATGTTGAAATGCCCAAAATGAGCGGATTAGATTTTTTAAAAAGTATTGAAAAACGACCTCTTGTTATTTTAATAACAGCCAAAACAGATTATGCAGTTGATGCCTTTGAATATAATGTGGTAGATTATTTAGTTACACCTGTTAAAGAAGAACGATTTGTAAAAGCCTTGAACAGAGCACAGGAATTATATGAAGGCGCACACAAAACAATAGAAGTGCCCAATAATGATTTCATTTTTATACGCGACAAAGGGATTCTTACTAAAATCAACATGACAGATATTTTATACATTCAAGCTCTTGGTGATTATATTACAATTCATACCAAGGCGAAAAAGCACACGATACGCCATAGTATAGGAACTGCCGAAGAAAAGTTTCCTTCCGAAAAATTTATGCGTATCCACCGTTCATTCATTATTGCTGTCGACAAAGTGGATTCTATTGAAGCCAATACCGCATCTATCAATAAAAATCTTATTCCAATTGGCGATATTTACCGATCGGAACTTCTTAAAAAACTGAATCTCCTCTAA
- a CDS encoding response regulator: METLKIFIVDDDLSYASVLKFYIKNNCSTSADITIYSTGEKMLQNLKKNPDLIFLDFYLNGKLQQARNGLSILKKIMYRFSKAKVIMLSSQNNIEMALNAIKSGATEYIVKDKTEFTKVSSIVSDVVKRKEKRKREFIFLLLFLLLFTLYVLNKII; this comes from the coding sequence ATGGAAACGCTAAAAATATTTATTGTAGATGACGACCTCAGTTATGCTTCTGTACTGAAGTTTTACATTAAGAATAATTGTTCAACAAGTGCGGACATTACTATTTATTCGACAGGCGAGAAAATGCTTCAAAATTTAAAAAAGAATCCGGATCTTATTTTTCTTGACTTTTACCTCAATGGGAAATTACAGCAAGCGAGAAATGGGCTCAGCATTTTAAAAAAAATAATGTATCGGTTTTCAAAGGCAAAGGTTATTATGCTTTCATCACAAAACAACATTGAAATGGCTCTTAATGCAATTAAAAGTGGAGCTACAGAATACATTGTTAAAGACAAAACAGAATTTACTAAAGTTTCTTCCATAGTGTCTGATGTTGTTAAAAGAAAAGAAAAGAGAAAGAGAGAATTTATTTTCCTTTTATTATTCTTATTATTATTCACGCTTTACGTATTAAACAAAATAATCTAA
- a CDS encoding response regulator: MKVLIVEDDRMLLKALSLRLTEAGHHVFPAADGNIACDVISDQKIELIICDMMMPVLSGLTFLSLLKGYFNKGIPVIVMSTLNNAPQLLTKMDLDYIAFFEKPFIIDELIDLVNKTKI; encoded by the coding sequence ATGAAAGTATTAATCGTAGAAGATGACAGAATGCTTTTAAAAGCATTGTCATTAAGGTTGACCGAAGCGGGTCATCACGTATTTCCCGCTGCAGATGGGAACATTGCTTGCGACGTAATAAGCGATCAAAAAATCGAACTGATTATTTGTGATATGATGATGCCGGTATTGTCTGGGCTAACATTTTTAAGTTTACTGAAAGGCTATTTTAACAAAGGAATTCCTGTTATCGTTATGTCAACACTTAATAATGCTCCACAGCTACTAACAAAAATGGATCTCGATTACATTGCTTTTTTTGAAAAGCCCTTTATTATTGATGAATTAATAGATTTAGTAAACAAAACAAAAATTTAA
- a CDS encoding response regulator: MKPSPKLHIFTVEDNAMYTLALDLTLKDRFNYQITDFDSAEKCLENIYLNPDIIILDYMLKGMNGQEALIKIKQALPNCYVIIMSVQKDIDVAVDLIQLGAYTYIKKSNSALDKLVETIDKIRDEMDNK, from the coding sequence ATGAAACCATCACCTAAATTACATATATTTACTGTGGAAGATAACGCTATGTACACATTAGCTTTGGATTTGACTTTAAAAGATAGATTTAATTATCAAATAACAGATTTTGATTCTGCTGAAAAGTGCCTTGAAAATATTTATCTTAACCCCGATATTATTATACTTGATTATATGCTGAAAGGGATGAATGGGCAGGAAGCATTAATCAAGATAAAGCAAGCACTGCCGAACTGTTATGTAATAATTATGTCTGTACAAAAGGATATTGATGTAGCGGTAGATTTAATACAATTAGGTGCCTATACTTATATAAAGAAAAGCAACTCTGCTCTTGATAAATTAGTTGAAACCATTGATAAAATACGGGATGAAATGGACAATAAGTAA